One Ornithorhynchus anatinus isolate Pmale09 chromosome 2, mOrnAna1.pri.v4, whole genome shotgun sequence DNA segment encodes these proteins:
- the PISD gene encoding phosphatidylserine decarboxylase proenzyme, mitochondrial isoform X3 produces MCQSNSLPGPDLHAGKWLQFPQLALRRRLGQLSCMSRPALKLRSWPLTILYYLLPFGAFKPLSRGWRPMSRVALYKSVPTRLLSRAWGRLNQVELPNWLRKPVYSLYIWTFGVNMKEAAVEDLHHYRNLSEFFRRKLKPQARPVCGVHSVISPSDGKILNFGQVKNCEVEQVKGVTYSLESFLGPRTYVDDVSFSQATSCSSFQNQLVTKEGNELYHCVIYLAPGDYHCFHSPTDWRVSHRRHFPGSLMSVNPGVARWIKELFCHNERVVLTGDWKHGFFSLTAVGATNVGSIRIYFDRDLHTNSPRYSKGSYNDFSFITNNNKEGIPMRKGEHLGEFNLGSTIVLIFEAPKDFNFHLKTGQKIRFGEALGSL; encoded by the exons ATGTGTCAATCAAACAGCCTGCCGGGACCCGACCTGCACGCAGGGAAATG GTTGCAATTTCCCCAGCTGGCCCTGAGGCGGAGGTTGGGCCAGCTAAGCTGTATGTCTAGGCCTGCCCTGAAACTCCGCTCCTGGCCTCTGACAATTCTCTATTACCTTCTGCCTTTCGGTGCATTTAAACCCCTGAGCAGAGGATGGAGGCCTATGAGCAGG GTTGCCCTGTACAAATCGGTACCTACACGGCTGCTGTCCCGGGCTTGGGGACGTCTGAACCAAGTGGAGCTACCCAACTGGCTCCGGAAACCGGTCTACAGCCTCTATATCTGGACGTTTGGAGTGAACATGAAGGAAGCGGCCGTGGAAGATCTTCACCACTACAGAAACCTAAGCGAATTCTTCCGCCGGAAACTGAAGCCACAGGCCCGGCCAGTCTGTGGTGTGCACAGTGTG ATCAGCCCGTCTGACGGAAAGATTCTCAACTTTGGACAAGTGAAAAACTGTGAAGTGGAGCAAGTGAAGGGAGTTACCTACTCCTTGGAGTCCTTTTTGGGTCCACGCACCTATGTTGATGACGTATCATTCAGCCAAG cCACCTCCTGCAGTTCTTTCCAAAACCAGCTGGTCACCAAGGAAGGGAATGAGCTCTATCATTGTGTCATCTACCTGGCCCCCGGAGACTACCACTGCTTCCACTCTCCGACCGACTGGAGAGTGTCTCACAGGCGGCACTTCCCAG GTTCTCTGATGTCTGTGAATCCAGGTGTGGCGCGCTGGATTAAAGAACTCTTTTGCCACAATGAACGAGTTGTCCTGACCGGCGACTGGAAACACGGTTTCTTCTCCCTCACTGCCGTCGGAGCCACCAACGTGGGCTCTATCCGCATCTACTTTGATCGG GACCTCCACACAAACAGCCCGAGGTACAGCAAGGGCTCCTATAACGACTTCAGTTTCATaaccaacaacaacaaggaagggaTCCCCATGAGAAAGGGAGAGCATCTGGGAGAATTTAACCTGGGCTCCACCATCGTCCTCATTTTTGAGGCTCCCAAGGACTTCAACTTCCACCTGAAAACCGGCCAGAAAATTCGTTTCGGAGAGGCCCTGGGCTCCCTATAG
- the PISD gene encoding phosphatidylserine decarboxylase proenzyme, mitochondrial isoform X1, producing MVRCRKALSNPPPSCCNLHKVKIPGRRPRPGKGGSWAGEEEEERRRPEGPGPAGLDGGTPNRRAYFRLQFPQLALRRRLGQLSCMSRPALKLRSWPLTILYYLLPFGAFKPLSRGWRPMSRVALYKSVPTRLLSRAWGRLNQVELPNWLRKPVYSLYIWTFGVNMKEAAVEDLHHYRNLSEFFRRKLKPQARPVCGVHSVISPSDGKILNFGQVKNCEVEQVKGVTYSLESFLGPRTYVDDVSFSQATSCSSFQNQLVTKEGNELYHCVIYLAPGDYHCFHSPTDWRVSHRRHFPGSLMSVNPGVARWIKELFCHNERVVLTGDWKHGFFSLTAVGATNVGSIRIYFDRDLHTNSPRYSKGSYNDFSFITNNNKEGIPMRKGEHLGEFNLGSTIVLIFEAPKDFNFHLKTGQKIRFGEALGSL from the exons ATGGTGAGATGCCGCAAGGCTTTATCTAACCCTCCCCCCTCTTGCTGCAACCTCCACAAAGTTAAAATTCCCGGCCGGAGGCCGCGCCCGGGGAAAGGCGGcagctgggcaggggaggaggaggaagagcgaaGGCGGCCGGAGGGTCCGGGCCCCGCCGGCTTGGACGGGGGGACGCCGAATAGGAGAGCCTATTTCAG GTTGCAATTTCCCCAGCTGGCCCTGAGGCGGAGGTTGGGCCAGCTAAGCTGTATGTCTAGGCCTGCCCTGAAACTCCGCTCCTGGCCTCTGACAATTCTCTATTACCTTCTGCCTTTCGGTGCATTTAAACCCCTGAGCAGAGGATGGAGGCCTATGAGCAGG GTTGCCCTGTACAAATCGGTACCTACACGGCTGCTGTCCCGGGCTTGGGGACGTCTGAACCAAGTGGAGCTACCCAACTGGCTCCGGAAACCGGTCTACAGCCTCTATATCTGGACGTTTGGAGTGAACATGAAGGAAGCGGCCGTGGAAGATCTTCACCACTACAGAAACCTAAGCGAATTCTTCCGCCGGAAACTGAAGCCACAGGCCCGGCCAGTCTGTGGTGTGCACAGTGTG ATCAGCCCGTCTGACGGAAAGATTCTCAACTTTGGACAAGTGAAAAACTGTGAAGTGGAGCAAGTGAAGGGAGTTACCTACTCCTTGGAGTCCTTTTTGGGTCCACGCACCTATGTTGATGACGTATCATTCAGCCAAG cCACCTCCTGCAGTTCTTTCCAAAACCAGCTGGTCACCAAGGAAGGGAATGAGCTCTATCATTGTGTCATCTACCTGGCCCCCGGAGACTACCACTGCTTCCACTCTCCGACCGACTGGAGAGTGTCTCACAGGCGGCACTTCCCAG GTTCTCTGATGTCTGTGAATCCAGGTGTGGCGCGCTGGATTAAAGAACTCTTTTGCCACAATGAACGAGTTGTCCTGACCGGCGACTGGAAACACGGTTTCTTCTCCCTCACTGCCGTCGGAGCCACCAACGTGGGCTCTATCCGCATCTACTTTGATCGG GACCTCCACACAAACAGCCCGAGGTACAGCAAGGGCTCCTATAACGACTTCAGTTTCATaaccaacaacaacaaggaagggaTCCCCATGAGAAAGGGAGAGCATCTGGGAGAATTTAACCTGGGCTCCACCATCGTCCTCATTTTTGAGGCTCCCAAGGACTTCAACTTCCACCTGAAAACCGGCCAGAAAATTCGTTTCGGAGAGGCCCTGGGCTCCCTATAG
- the PISD gene encoding phosphatidylserine decarboxylase proenzyme, mitochondrial isoform X4, which translates to MSRPALKLRSWPLTILYYLLPFGAFKPLSRGWRPMSRVALYKSVPTRLLSRAWGRLNQVELPNWLRKPVYSLYIWTFGVNMKEAAVEDLHHYRNLSEFFRRKLKPQARPVCGVHSVISPSDGKILNFGQVKNCEVEQVKGVTYSLESFLGPRTYVDDVSFSQATSCSSFQNQLVTKEGNELYHCVIYLAPGDYHCFHSPTDWRVSHRRHFPGSLMSVNPGVARWIKELFCHNERVVLTGDWKHGFFSLTAVGATNVGSIRIYFDRDLHTNSPRYSKGSYNDFSFITNNNKEGIPMRKGEHLGEFNLGSTIVLIFEAPKDFNFHLKTGQKIRFGEALGSL; encoded by the exons ATGTCTAGGCCTGCCCTGAAACTCCGCTCCTGGCCTCTGACAATTCTCTATTACCTTCTGCCTTTCGGTGCATTTAAACCCCTGAGCAGAGGATGGAGGCCTATGAGCAGG GTTGCCCTGTACAAATCGGTACCTACACGGCTGCTGTCCCGGGCTTGGGGACGTCTGAACCAAGTGGAGCTACCCAACTGGCTCCGGAAACCGGTCTACAGCCTCTATATCTGGACGTTTGGAGTGAACATGAAGGAAGCGGCCGTGGAAGATCTTCACCACTACAGAAACCTAAGCGAATTCTTCCGCCGGAAACTGAAGCCACAGGCCCGGCCAGTCTGTGGTGTGCACAGTGTG ATCAGCCCGTCTGACGGAAAGATTCTCAACTTTGGACAAGTGAAAAACTGTGAAGTGGAGCAAGTGAAGGGAGTTACCTACTCCTTGGAGTCCTTTTTGGGTCCACGCACCTATGTTGATGACGTATCATTCAGCCAAG cCACCTCCTGCAGTTCTTTCCAAAACCAGCTGGTCACCAAGGAAGGGAATGAGCTCTATCATTGTGTCATCTACCTGGCCCCCGGAGACTACCACTGCTTCCACTCTCCGACCGACTGGAGAGTGTCTCACAGGCGGCACTTCCCAG GTTCTCTGATGTCTGTGAATCCAGGTGTGGCGCGCTGGATTAAAGAACTCTTTTGCCACAATGAACGAGTTGTCCTGACCGGCGACTGGAAACACGGTTTCTTCTCCCTCACTGCCGTCGGAGCCACCAACGTGGGCTCTATCCGCATCTACTTTGATCGG GACCTCCACACAAACAGCCCGAGGTACAGCAAGGGCTCCTATAACGACTTCAGTTTCATaaccaacaacaacaaggaagggaTCCCCATGAGAAAGGGAGAGCATCTGGGAGAATTTAACCTGGGCTCCACCATCGTCCTCATTTTTGAGGCTCCCAAGGACTTCAACTTCCACCTGAAAACCGGCCAGAAAATTCGTTTCGGAGAGGCCCTGGGCTCCCTATAG